Proteins co-encoded in one Luteolibacter sp. Y139 genomic window:
- a CDS encoding AAA family ATPase, translating into MSTRDQILDLKQRISGSIIGQETVIERLLIALLTNGNVLMEGLPGLAKTRAIKTMAKHIESKFSRIQFTPDLLPADVTGSEIYFEEGGKGQFKFQEGPIFGNLVLADEINRSPAKVQAALLEAMEERQVTVAGTTHQLPELFMVLATQNPIEQEGTYPLPEAQMDRFLMHIFIHQPADEDELKVLQLVRGEVAGNAVQSPPPISQQVIFDARKEVNAVATTEAIDRYFVALVSATRNPGKYDKDLGRWIHVGASPRGTLALDRAARAYAWLQGRDHVTAEDVQAVAPDCLRHRIIPSYDASAEGKSNDDLLASVLKLVAVP; encoded by the coding sequence ATGAGCACTCGCGATCAAATCCTGGACCTCAAGCAACGCATCTCCGGCTCGATCATTGGGCAGGAGACAGTGATCGAGCGATTGCTCATCGCGCTGCTGACCAATGGCAACGTTCTGATGGAGGGGTTGCCCGGCTTGGCCAAGACGCGGGCGATCAAGACGATGGCGAAGCACATCGAGAGCAAGTTCAGCCGCATCCAGTTCACGCCCGACCTGCTGCCGGCGGATGTGACGGGGTCGGAGATCTATTTCGAGGAAGGAGGGAAGGGGCAGTTCAAGTTCCAGGAGGGGCCGATCTTCGGGAACCTGGTGCTGGCGGATGAGATCAACCGTTCGCCGGCCAAGGTGCAGGCGGCGCTGCTAGAGGCGATGGAGGAGCGACAGGTGACCGTGGCAGGGACGACGCACCAGCTGCCGGAGCTGTTCATGGTGCTGGCGACGCAGAATCCGATCGAGCAGGAAGGGACCTACCCCTTGCCGGAGGCGCAGATGGACCGCTTCCTGATGCACATTTTCATCCATCAGCCGGCGGATGAGGATGAGCTGAAGGTGCTTCAACTGGTGCGTGGTGAGGTGGCGGGAAACGCAGTGCAATCTCCTCCGCCGATTTCGCAGCAGGTGATCTTTGACGCGCGGAAGGAAGTGAACGCGGTGGCGACCACGGAGGCGATCGACCGCTACTTCGTGGCGCTCGTTTCCGCGACGCGGAATCCGGGCAAGTATGACAAGGACCTGGGGCGGTGGATCCATGTGGGTGCGAGTCCGCGCGGGACGCTGGCGCTTGATCGTGCGGCGCGTGCGTATGCGTGGTTGCAGGGGCGAGATCATGTCACGGCGGAGGACGTGCAGGCGGTGGCACCGGATTGCCTGCGGCATCGTATTATTCCGAGCTATGACGCGAGCGCGGAGGGGAAGAGCAACGATGACCTGCTCGCGAGTGTGCTGAAACTTGTCGCCGTTCCCTAG
- a CDS encoding DUF1254 domain-containing protein, whose amino-acid sequence MKEELLLAIPLVLGACLAPLTHAAEPIPVTVDNFIRAESDLYFGGMLRDSGGAMGTFSHRREPADINKQTVIRLNRDTLYSSALFDLDAGPVTITLPDAGKRFMSMMIVNQDHYVLEVTYEPGKHVVERGKVGTRYAVVGLRTLVDPADPEDLKAVHALQDGVKVEQPDGPGKFEVPAWDAASQKKVRDALLVLSSTTTGFKRAFGTKDQVDPVYHLMGTAAGWGGNPDKDATYLNFTPAKNDGTTPYKVVVKDVPVDAFWSISVYNKEGYFEKNGENSYSVNNLTAKKAADGSVTVLFGGKADEAANHIPITPGWNYTVRLYRPRKEILDGTWKFPEPQPVE is encoded by the coding sequence ATGAAAGAAGAACTCTTACTCGCCATTCCTCTCGTCCTCGGGGCTTGTCTTGCGCCATTGACGCACGCTGCCGAGCCGATCCCGGTCACGGTGGACAATTTCATCCGTGCCGAGTCCGATTTGTATTTCGGAGGAATGCTCAGGGACAGCGGCGGTGCGATGGGCACCTTCAGTCATCGGCGTGAACCGGCGGATATCAACAAGCAGACGGTGATCCGGTTGAACCGGGATACGCTTTATTCCTCGGCCTTGTTCGATCTCGATGCCGGGCCGGTGACGATCACGCTGCCGGATGCGGGGAAGCGCTTCATGTCGATGATGATCGTCAACCAGGATCACTACGTGCTGGAAGTCACTTATGAGCCGGGGAAGCATGTGGTCGAGCGGGGCAAGGTGGGGACCCGCTATGCGGTGGTGGGGCTTCGTACGCTCGTGGATCCTGCGGATCCGGAAGACCTCAAGGCGGTCCATGCGCTACAGGATGGAGTCAAGGTGGAGCAGCCGGATGGTCCGGGGAAATTCGAGGTGCCGGCGTGGGATGCTGCCAGCCAAAAGAAGGTGCGGGATGCGCTGCTGGTACTGTCCTCGACGACCACGGGTTTCAAGAGGGCCTTTGGCACGAAGGACCAGGTCGATCCCGTCTATCATCTCATGGGCACCGCTGCGGGCTGGGGTGGCAATCCCGACAAGGACGCGACCTATTTGAATTTCACGCCCGCGAAGAACGACGGCACCACTCCCTACAAGGTGGTGGTGAAGGACGTGCCGGTGGATGCCTTTTGGTCGATCAGCGTCTATAACAAGGAAGGCTACTTCGAGAAGAACGGGGAGAACTCCTACTCGGTGAACAACCTGACGGCGAAGAAGGCGGCGGATGGTTCGGTGACGGTGCTGTTCGGCGGGAAGGCGGACGAGGCCGCCAATCATATCCCCATCACGCCGGGCTGGAACTACACCGTGCGGCTCTACCGGCCGCGGAAGGAGATCCTCGACGGCACGTGGAAGTTTCCCGAGCCGCAGCCGGTGGAGTGA
- a CDS encoding DUF1254 domain-containing protein, with protein sequence MKAKAIVILTLSSALAALGSTARAETFTEEQLVERSIQRRAVEAVIWGMPTVNYERMLQAATENGAKLNQVVYWSRPVNSKNQTLTPNPDTIYLNPFYDTSKGPVVVEIPPRDEDHVIVGTFDVSWQNALMDVGPAGEDKGKGAKYLILPPGYKEKAPEGYIVMQSETYRGFVILRSNFKSRSDADIKSAVDHGKKVKVYPLGGDPDSTVFVDAYDKAFDATIPYDASFFELLDRFVQAEPWLTRDKVMIDSLKTIGIEKGKSFKPDAKTKSILEGAVKEAHEVIALKYERGFETPFFAGTQWGLPVPKETVAGLGSMFADPNEYGLDGRAVMYHMAYFSPKVLGAGQFYLINTNDGAGKPLDGGKSYHLTVPANAPTEQYWSLTLYDRETHALIVGMPRPSLASNDAKVVKNADGSTDVYFGPSAPAGKESNWVPTDPKGRFEVLFRLYGPKKEFFEMKWKLPDLGEVK encoded by the coding sequence ATGAAGGCTAAAGCCATTGTCATCCTGACACTTTCCTCGGCGCTGGCGGCCCTAGGCAGTACGGCCCGGGCAGAAACATTCACCGAGGAACAACTCGTTGAGCGCTCCATTCAGCGCCGTGCGGTGGAGGCGGTTATCTGGGGAATGCCGACGGTGAACTACGAGCGGATGCTGCAAGCAGCGACTGAGAACGGCGCGAAGCTGAATCAGGTCGTCTATTGGTCGCGGCCGGTGAACTCGAAGAACCAGACGCTGACGCCCAATCCGGACACGATCTACCTCAATCCGTTCTATGATACCTCGAAGGGGCCGGTGGTGGTAGAGATTCCGCCACGGGATGAGGATCATGTGATTGTGGGGACCTTTGACGTCTCGTGGCAAAACGCCCTGATGGATGTGGGACCGGCTGGTGAGGACAAGGGGAAGGGGGCGAAGTATCTGATCCTGCCGCCGGGCTACAAGGAGAAGGCCCCGGAGGGATACATCGTGATGCAATCGGAGACTTATCGGGGCTTCGTGATCCTGCGGTCGAATTTCAAGAGCCGGAGCGACGCCGACATCAAGTCTGCGGTGGATCACGGGAAGAAGGTGAAGGTCTATCCGCTGGGAGGGGATCCTGACTCGACTGTCTTTGTGGACGCGTATGACAAGGCATTCGACGCGACGATTCCCTATGATGCGTCGTTCTTCGAGTTGCTCGACCGCTTCGTGCAGGCGGAGCCGTGGCTGACGCGCGACAAGGTGATGATCGACTCGCTCAAGACGATCGGCATTGAGAAGGGCAAGTCGTTCAAGCCGGACGCGAAGACGAAGTCGATCCTCGAGGGGGCGGTGAAGGAAGCGCATGAGGTCATTGCGCTGAAATATGAACGGGGATTCGAAACGCCATTCTTTGCGGGAACGCAATGGGGATTGCCCGTTCCAAAGGAGACCGTGGCAGGCCTTGGCTCGATGTTCGCGGACCCGAACGAGTATGGGCTCGATGGCCGGGCGGTGATGTATCACATGGCTTACTTCAGCCCGAAGGTTCTTGGCGCAGGCCAGTTCTATCTCATCAATACCAATGACGGTGCCGGCAAACCGTTGGACGGGGGCAAGTCCTATCACCTCACCGTGCCGGCGAATGCGCCGACCGAGCAGTACTGGTCCCTCACCCTCTATGACCGGGAGACTCACGCGCTGATCGTCGGGATGCCCCGGCCCAGCCTAGCATCGAACGACGCCAAGGTGGTGAAGAATGCGGACGGCTCCACGGACGTTTATTTCGGCCCGTCTGCACCGGCAGGAAAGGAATCCAATTGGGTGCCGACCGACCCGAAGGGCCGCTTCGAAGTGCTCTTCCGGCTCTACGGTCCGAAGAAGGAGTTCTTCGAGATGAAGTGGAAGCTGCCGGACCTCGGAGAGGTGAAGTGA
- a CDS encoding arylsulfatase, whose protein sequence is MKTTASHCIPGESGSRLFPLRLAGITVAVLSALATSAIAQEKKPNILVIFGDDIGQSNISAYSRGLMGFTTPNIDRIGNEGGVFVNYYGQQSCTAGRAAFILGQCPFRTGLTKVGMPGATVGIQKEDPTIAELLKPLGYMTGQFGKNHLGDRDEFLPTAHGFDEFFGNLYHLNAEEEPENPDYPKDPEFKKKFGPRGVLKCTADGKIEDTGPLTKKRMETVDEEFLAATKDFIDRSHKADKPFFCWFNSTRMHVFTHLKPASVGKTNAGLQGDGMVEHDGMVGELLKQLDDLKIADNTIVIYTSDNGAMKSMWPDGGASPFRSEKDTNWEGAFRVPALIRWPGKVKAGTNLIGLFSAEDWLPTLVAAAGGDPHLRESATKGVSAGGKSFKVHIDGYNQVDYLTGKSDASARKEFAYFSDDGDLMAFRDERFKYIYQVQRAIGVQVWIDPLTSLRTPQIVDLNSDPYEYSIDGSAYYDGFMMSHAFLILPSVAKVSAYLQTYKEFPPRQRPASFSIDQVVEKLESGAKGK, encoded by the coding sequence ATGAAAACCACAGCAAGCCATTGCATTCCTGGAGAGTCCGGGAGTCGCCTTTTTCCGCTGAGACTGGCGGGAATCACAGTCGCCGTTCTGTCCGCCCTGGCCACCAGCGCCATTGCGCAGGAGAAGAAGCCGAACATCCTTGTCATCTTCGGTGATGACATCGGGCAGTCGAACATCAGCGCCTACAGCCGCGGGCTGATGGGATTCACTACGCCGAACATCGACCGCATCGGCAATGAAGGCGGGGTCTTCGTGAACTACTATGGTCAACAGAGTTGCACAGCGGGGCGGGCGGCGTTCATTCTCGGCCAGTGTCCGTTCCGCACCGGGCTGACCAAGGTGGGGATGCCTGGAGCGACGGTGGGGATCCAGAAGGAGGATCCAACCATCGCCGAGCTGCTGAAGCCGCTCGGCTACATGACCGGTCAGTTCGGGAAGAATCATCTGGGCGACCGCGACGAATTCCTGCCGACGGCACACGGCTTCGATGAGTTCTTCGGCAATCTCTATCACCTCAATGCGGAGGAAGAGCCCGAGAATCCCGACTATCCGAAGGATCCGGAGTTCAAAAAGAAATTCGGCCCGCGTGGTGTCCTGAAGTGCACGGCAGATGGAAAGATCGAAGACACCGGGCCGCTCACCAAGAAGCGGATGGAGACGGTGGACGAGGAGTTTCTCGCCGCCACGAAAGACTTCATCGATCGCAGCCACAAGGCCGACAAGCCGTTCTTCTGCTGGTTCAACTCGACCCGCATGCATGTGTTCACCCACCTCAAGCCGGCTTCGGTTGGCAAGACGAACGCCGGCCTTCAAGGCGACGGGATGGTGGAGCACGACGGGATGGTCGGCGAATTGCTCAAGCAACTCGATGACCTGAAGATCGCGGACAACACCATCGTCATCTATACGAGTGATAATGGTGCGATGAAGAGCATGTGGCCGGATGGCGGCGCGTCGCCGTTCCGTTCTGAAAAGGACACGAACTGGGAGGGTGCCTTCCGGGTGCCGGCGCTGATCCGCTGGCCCGGCAAGGTCAAGGCGGGGACCAACTTGATCGGCCTCTTCAGCGCCGAGGACTGGCTGCCCACCTTGGTTGCGGCTGCGGGAGGGGATCCGCACCTTCGTGAGAGTGCCACCAAGGGCGTGTCCGCGGGCGGGAAGTCCTTCAAGGTGCACATCGATGGTTATAACCAGGTCGACTACCTGACCGGGAAATCCGATGCCAGCGCGCGCAAGGAGTTCGCCTACTTCAGCGATGACGGTGATCTGATGGCATTCCGCGACGAACGCTTCAAATACATCTATCAGGTCCAGCGGGCGATCGGCGTTCAGGTTTGGATCGATCCACTGACGAGTCTGCGGACGCCGCAGATTGTCGATCTCAACAGCGATCCCTACGAGTACTCCATCGATGGTTCAGCCTACTACGACGGTTTCATGATGAGCCATGCGTTCCTGATCCTGCCGTCGGTCGCCAAGGTTTCCGCGTACCTCCAGACCTACAAGGAGTTCCCTCCGCGACAGCGTCCGGCGTCGTTTTCGATCGATCAGGTGGTAGAGAAGCTGGAATCGGGAGCCAAAGGCAAGTGA
- a CDS encoding cation:proton antiporter, translating to MELAEHLSPLTTFGIAIGCSVLLPKLMERLRLPGVLGFILAGVLMGPNALGLIRADGPVIELLAELGKLLFMFFVGFEIDLDEFKKSRNRSATFGALTFLFPMAGGVLLGRVTGNGWNTSLLIGSIIASHTLLAFPIIQRLGLGQHPAVTTVVGGTIFTDIASMLVLALAVSVHQAGFSWGFLGMELLELAVFVAAIFLFAGSLARKAIIRWGDKPEIRVMIMLVVIAVCAEGASLIKLEGIVGAFLAGIAVKRAVRGKFAVEELEVISHALFIPAFFLTTGFLVNFQLLGETAVTRPGLVVGIVAALVVGKYIAAWLTTRIFGGTPAQTHLAWSLSLPQMAATLASAVVAYNTVNASGARLLDMPYVNASLVLVVITCVAGPILTQRFAGRVKGEESAGSVPQSPQLRGLPPEESC from the coding sequence ATGGAACTCGCCGAGCATCTGTCGCCACTCACCACCTTCGGCATTGCCATCGGTTGCTCGGTGCTTTTGCCGAAGCTGATGGAGCGGCTGCGGCTGCCGGGGGTGCTCGGATTCATTCTCGCGGGTGTTTTGATGGGGCCGAATGCGCTCGGCTTGATCCGTGCGGACGGTCCGGTGATCGAGCTGCTCGCGGAGCTGGGGAAGCTGCTGTTCATGTTCTTCGTCGGGTTTGAGATCGACCTTGATGAATTCAAGAAGTCGCGGAATCGCTCGGCTACCTTTGGAGCGCTGACCTTTCTGTTTCCCATGGCGGGTGGAGTGCTGCTCGGCCGGGTGACGGGCAATGGGTGGAATACCTCGCTGCTGATCGGATCCATCATCGCATCGCACACGTTGCTTGCCTTCCCGATCATCCAGCGGCTGGGGCTCGGGCAACATCCTGCGGTGACGACCGTGGTCGGCGGCACCATCTTCACGGACATCGCCTCGATGCTGGTGCTGGCGCTTGCGGTGAGCGTGCATCAGGCGGGTTTTTCGTGGGGCTTTCTCGGAATGGAGCTTCTGGAGCTGGCGGTCTTCGTGGCGGCGATCTTCCTGTTTGCCGGGTCGCTGGCGCGGAAGGCGATCATCCGGTGGGGCGACAAGCCGGAGATCCGGGTGATGATCATGCTGGTGGTGATCGCGGTGTGCGCGGAAGGGGCGAGCCTGATCAAGCTGGAAGGCATCGTGGGAGCTTTCCTTGCGGGCATTGCGGTGAAGCGTGCCGTCCGTGGGAAGTTCGCCGTCGAGGAGCTTGAGGTGATCTCGCATGCGCTGTTCATCCCGGCGTTTTTCCTAACAACGGGGTTCCTCGTGAATTTCCAGTTGCTCGGCGAGACGGCGGTCACGCGTCCGGGGCTGGTGGTCGGCATCGTGGCCGCGTTGGTCGTCGGCAAGTATATCGCCGCGTGGTTGACCACGCGGATCTTTGGCGGCACCCCCGCGCAGACCCACCTCGCCTGGAGCCTTTCGCTTCCGCAGATGGCGGCCACGCTTGCCTCGGCCGTTGTCGCCTACAATACGGTCAATGCCTCGGGTGCGCGGCTGCTGGACATGCCTTATGTGAACGCCTCGCTGGTGCTTGTCGTGATTACCTGCGTAGCGGGCCCGATTCTCACCCAGCGATTCGCCGGACGGGTCAAAGGCGAAGAGTCCGCGGGTTCCGTTCCGCAAAGCCCGCAGCTCCGGGGTCTTCCGCCGGAGGAGTCCTGTTAG
- a CDS encoding PEP-CTERM sorting domain-containing protein (PEP-CTERM proteins occur, often in large numbers, in the proteomes of bacteria that also encode an exosortase, a predicted intramembrane cysteine proteinase. The presence of a PEP-CTERM domain at a protein's C-terminus predicts cleavage within the sorting domain, followed by covalent anchoring to some some component of the (usually Gram-negative) cell surface. Many PEP-CTERM proteins exhibit an unusual sequence composition that includes large numbers of potential glycosylation sites. Expression of one such protein has been shown restore the ability of a bacterium to form floc, a type of biofilm.): MKTPLRPTFTALALLLAPCGAATIVQTFESGEDTSNWGSSWNGGAVTTTFLSPGLGGESAGSGTSASQSFSRTFRNNTAGLDVTSPYTISAYVQVNAFDGPSGGDFEIIDGSFGSANAANLGIRTETVSPGVFIFHWQAKNGGVWNDLGITMDLGAIYEFELGVDTLGFDYSATVRRVTAGGIVLESAGLSNLAFDSNVISNGQNGELRFYIQAAAGGTDALVDNINIQSVPEPSAPVLVLGGSLMLFRRRRSSAT; the protein is encoded by the coding sequence ATGAAAACACCCTTGCGTCCGACCTTTACCGCTTTGGCCCTCCTGCTGGCTCCTTGCGGCGCTGCCACGATCGTCCAAACCTTCGAATCCGGAGAGGATACCTCGAACTGGGGATCTTCCTGGAACGGAGGTGCGGTGACGACCACCTTCCTCAGCCCCGGTCTTGGCGGGGAGTCCGCCGGGAGTGGAACCAGTGCGTCCCAGAGTTTCTCGCGGACGTTCCGGAACAATACCGCAGGGCTGGACGTCACGTCGCCGTATACGATCTCTGCCTATGTCCAGGTGAACGCGTTCGATGGTCCTTCCGGAGGCGATTTCGAGATCATCGACGGCTCCTTCGGCAGTGCCAATGCTGCGAATCTCGGGATACGGACGGAGACGGTGAGTCCCGGCGTCTTCATCTTCCACTGGCAGGCGAAGAATGGAGGCGTCTGGAATGACCTGGGAATCACCATGGACCTGGGGGCCATCTATGAATTCGAGCTGGGGGTGGACACTCTCGGCTTCGATTATTCGGCGACGGTCAGGAGGGTGACGGCGGGAGGCATCGTGCTTGAATCCGCCGGGCTCTCGAACCTTGCGTTCGATTCCAACGTCATCAGCAACGGCCAGAACGGCGAACTGCGTTTTTACATCCAGGCTGCGGCGGGAGGGACGGATGCCCTGGTGGACAACATCAATATCCAGTCCGTTCCGGAGCCGTCGGCTCCCGTTCTGGTGCTGGGCGGATCGCTGATGCTTTTCCGCCGCCGAAGGTCTTCTGCCACGTGA
- a CDS encoding arylsulfatase, with amino-acid sequence MQRWFQRTAAVVAVTLLGFATAAQAQQKKPNILVIWGDDIGIPQISAYTQGLMGYRTPNIDRIAKEGALFTDSYGQQSCTAGRACFILGQEPFRTGLLTIGMPGDPHGITDWMPTIADAMKQQGYATGQFGKNHLGDRDEHLPTKHGFDEFFGNLYHLNAEEEPEGYFYPKDAEFKKKFGPRGVIKATADGKVEDTGPLSTSRMPTVDEEFLGGAKDFIQRQVKAEKPFFCWFNSTRMHVFTHLKKESLGKTGKGIHADGMVEHDGHVGQLLDLLDELKITENTIVIYSTDNGAELALWPDGAMTMFHGEKGTTWEGGFRIPMMVRWPGVVKPGTVYNDIISNMDWFPTLLAAAGNPDIKAQLAKGTTLHGKQFKVHLDGYNFMPYFEGKEQKGPREQIFYFDQGGNLNALRWNDWKLSFAVAHGNIATGVRETPAWSLIANLRMDPYEKGLEDGGGAIDFLARNMWLIVPVQAEIKKFFEDFDQYPYQTGSSLNAGGINYGMLQKEAAFERLKKLESLKPN; translated from the coding sequence ATGCAGCGCTGGTTCCAGCGCACGGCCGCCGTCGTGGCGGTGACCTTGCTCGGGTTCGCCACCGCGGCCCAGGCACAACAGAAGAAGCCCAACATCCTCGTGATCTGGGGTGATGACATCGGTATCCCGCAGATCAGCGCCTACACGCAGGGGTTGATGGGCTACCGGACGCCGAACATCGACCGCATCGCGAAGGAAGGTGCGCTTTTCACGGACTCGTATGGGCAGCAGAGCTGCACGGCGGGCCGGGCGTGTTTCATTCTCGGGCAGGAGCCATTCCGCACGGGGCTGCTGACGATCGGGATGCCGGGTGATCCGCACGGGATCACGGACTGGATGCCGACGATTGCCGATGCGATGAAGCAGCAGGGCTATGCGACCGGCCAATTCGGGAAGAACCACCTGGGTGACCGTGACGAGCACCTGCCGACCAAGCACGGCTTCGATGAATTCTTCGGCAACCTCTATCACCTCAATGCGGAGGAAGAGCCGGAAGGATACTTCTATCCGAAGGATGCCGAGTTCAAAAAGAAGTTCGGGCCGCGCGGTGTGATCAAGGCCACGGCGGATGGCAAGGTGGAGGACACAGGACCGCTGTCTACCAGTCGCATGCCAACGGTGGATGAGGAGTTCCTAGGCGGAGCGAAGGATTTCATCCAGCGGCAGGTGAAGGCGGAGAAGCCGTTCTTCTGCTGGTTCAACTCGACACGGATGCACGTCTTCACCCACCTCAAGAAGGAGTCGCTGGGCAAGACGGGGAAGGGCATCCACGCCGATGGCATGGTGGAGCATGACGGCCATGTGGGGCAACTGCTCGACCTGCTCGACGAGCTGAAGATCACCGAGAACACGATCGTCATCTACTCGACGGACAACGGTGCGGAGCTCGCGCTGTGGCCGGATGGCGCGATGACGATGTTCCATGGTGAAAAGGGAACGACGTGGGAAGGAGGCTTCCGCATTCCGATGATGGTCCGCTGGCCCGGCGTTGTGAAGCCCGGCACGGTCTACAACGACATCATTTCCAACATGGACTGGTTCCCGACGCTGCTCGCCGCCGCCGGCAATCCGGATATCAAAGCACAGCTCGCCAAGGGAACCACTCTTCACGGCAAGCAGTTCAAGGTGCACCTGGATGGCTACAACTTCATGCCCTACTTCGAGGGCAAGGAGCAGAAGGGGCCGCGCGAGCAGATCTTCTACTTCGACCAAGGGGGCAATCTGAACGCACTGCGCTGGAACGACTGGAAGCTGAGCTTCGCTGTCGCGCATGGCAACATCGCCACGGGGGTTCGGGAAACTCCTGCATGGTCGCTCATTGCGAACCTCCGGATGGACCCGTATGAGAAGGGGCTTGAGGATGGAGGCGGTGCGATCGACTTCCTGGCCCGCAACATGTGGCTGATCGTGCCTGTCCAAGCGGAGATCAAGAAGTTCTTCGAGGACTTCGACCAGTATCCGTACCAAACCGGATCCTCGCTCAATGCCGGAGGGATCAACTACGGCATGCTGCAGAAGGAAGCGGCCTTTGAACGGCTGAAGAAGCTGGAATCGCTGAAGCCGAACTAA
- a CDS encoding HAD family hydrolase — protein MKIIATLILPALLLTARAAEPLPSWNDTANRKAIVAFVEKTTKEGSPDFVSKPERIAVFDNDGTLWSEQPMYFQVFFLIDRVKALAPEHPEWKEKEPFASLLKGDIKGVMASGEKGLMQLLAATHTGMTTEEFAKTVTDWIATAKNPKTGKLLTDMAFQPMVELLGYLRENGYKTFIVSGGGIEFMRPWTEKVYGIPPEQVIGSSIQLKYEVRDGKPVLVKLPELNLNDDKEGKPVGIERHIGRRPVFAAGNSDGDFQMLEWTTSGSGPRLGLIIHHTDAEREFAYDRESHFGKLDKALDEAPKRGWLVVDMKSDWKVVFPPDK, from the coding sequence ATGAAGATCATCGCGACTCTCATCCTACCGGCACTGCTCCTGACGGCGCGCGCTGCGGAACCGCTGCCTTCCTGGAACGACACTGCGAACAGGAAGGCGATCGTTGCCTTCGTCGAGAAGACGACCAAGGAAGGCTCACCTGACTTCGTGTCCAAGCCAGAGCGCATCGCTGTCTTCGACAACGACGGCACGCTGTGGAGCGAGCAGCCGATGTATTTCCAGGTCTTCTTCCTGATCGACCGGGTAAAGGCGCTTGCTCCGGAACATCCGGAGTGGAAGGAGAAGGAGCCGTTCGCCTCCCTGCTCAAGGGCGACATCAAGGGCGTGATGGCCAGCGGCGAGAAGGGGCTGATGCAATTGCTCGCCGCCACGCATACGGGAATGACGACGGAGGAGTTCGCGAAGACCGTCACCGACTGGATTGCCACGGCAAAGAATCCGAAGACGGGCAAGCTGCTTACCGACATGGCGTTCCAGCCGATGGTGGAGCTGCTCGGCTATCTGCGGGAGAATGGTTACAAGACCTTCATCGTTTCCGGAGGTGGGATCGAGTTCATGCGGCCGTGGACGGAGAAGGTGTATGGAATCCCGCCCGAGCAAGTCATCGGCAGTAGCATCCAGCTGAAATACGAAGTGCGGGACGGGAAACCGGTGCTGGTGAAGCTGCCGGAGCTGAACCTGAACGACGACAAGGAAGGCAAGCCGGTTGGCATCGAGCGGCATATCGGCCGACGTCCGGTCTTTGCAGCAGGCAACTCGGACGGAGATTTCCAGATGCTGGAGTGGACCACGTCCGGCAGCGGCCCGCGCCTCGGGTTGATCATTCATCACACCGATGCCGAGCGTGAGTTCGCGTACGACCGTGAGTCGCACTTCGGCAAGCTGGACAAGGCGCTCGATGAGGCGCCGAAGCGAGGGTGGCTGGTCGTGGACATGAAGAGCGACTGGAAGGTGGTCTTTCCGCCGGACAAGTGA